A single region of the Branchiostoma lanceolatum isolate klBraLanc5 chromosome 1, klBraLanc5.hap2, whole genome shotgun sequence genome encodes:
- the LOC136421033 gene encoding serine-rich adhesin for platelets-like: MNTEPDVQRSGADSTTDPRVQRRYSPDVPRRSDASSINDGSPSGSSRSVSAPASELSSTSADQWESIGPASIPSSESGDSSFNMASLGHERNIPHDTPGANDRQTSPVTCAPTTCLSTATHEDEEHNKQFHIEQQTFLEETKGGCKEDNGEDSTKTRRVQAALNTISLVTCTQDNIVPAATVAERASTTIQKSVDGMKKAIQTCTALEAYAMSIVQEAMSSAANHRKESKAVNARNLGRDGKISEMEEAESRPNKDAEKVIDDNFCDMSAFIDDHGNRDDATMTGVSVRRDSSSRDVSDSQLLPHGNSADAHASLSPRDHRPPSSTHTDRISPGPQLSPRDHRPPSSTNTDRISPGPQLSPWDHRPPSSTNTDRISPGPQLSPRDHRPPSSTNTDRISPGPQLSPRDHRPPPSTNTDRISLGPKLSPRDHRPSSFTNTDRISPGPVLLSITQPRERVTEDNYFSPPADTTTSPHEAVCSLHSDVSGCTGTEHLLSSTSRGDDVALSPPSRVLDDVQIDSSDRRRLENSADIDDKENELLVQSGTASENNSKASSTKAAQSDAHPETISAANERDRIRRLRVAVETLVEEFRLEQELEALLKGNQPGTFAEFATDEEDIEMIRDAQSDLMEMLPQGAEESRAFRDEVRSILASVKKKRRGGHIEGNNEKKTSHCSKSTPWSYVIKNSSSSVNSHVITGPSEESVPHEKYFEKDKDLPDSLVINPPALEDTPVAVRCDSFMETIPLITEDVSCQDDDVVVTTGTPEQLVTTADHDSGRTGGKTEEANVGYGAVPVERDQESTRPQTTDMVDGNNAVPVECDQESTRPQTTDMVDGNNAVPVERDQESTRPQTTDMVDGNNAVPVECDQESTRPQTTDMVDGNNAVPVECDQESTRPQTTDMVDGNNAVPVECDQESTRPQTTDMVDGNNAVPVECDQESARPQTTDMVDGNNAVPVECDQESTRPQTTDMVDGNNAVPVECDQESTRPQTTDMVDGNNAVPVECDQESTRPQPTDMVDGNNAVPVECDQESTRPQPTDMVDGNNAVPVECDQESTRPQTTDMVDGNNAVPVECDQESTRPQTTDMVDGNNAVPVECDQESTRPQTTDMVDGNNAVPVECDQESTRPQTTDMVEGNNAVPVECDLESTRPQTTDMVDGNNAVPVECDQESTRPQTTDMVDGNNAVPVECDQESTRPQTTDMLDEGIESDSSEGDSPKPVTASRSHRQLELIQAESSASSEGKMMMRSRHSSDSPEAHRRSPLAMEDGDPFREEDMGEGCGTLGQTDTDVALVPTADSLPLLLDTDKLHRDLPQLSDEQISPNTIIKSMSDLQEHRFMAVHDYRRSYMDREPILYRGDIVKACKTPNVPYYSLTSVDVLTLVPESYLRPLDSGDAEGARV, encoded by the exons ATGAACACAGAGCCTGATGTGCAGCGGTCGGGTGCAGACAGCACGACCGATCCGCGTGTCCAACGCAGATACAGCCCTGACGTTCCGCGGAGAAGCGATGCCTCTTCGATAAACGACGGAAGTCCCAGCGGGTCGAGTCGATCCGTCTCCGCTCCTGCCTCGGAGTTGTCCAGCACATCAGCCGACCAATGGGAATCCATCGGACCTGCAAGTATTCCCTCGTCCGAGTCCGGCGACAGCAGCTTCAACATGGCTTCTCTGGGTCACGAGAGAAACATCCCACATGACACACCAGGAGCCAACGACCGCCAGACGTCACCTGTCACCTGTGCACCCACAACATGTCTATCGACAGCCACTCATGAGGATGAGGAGCACAACAAACAGTTCCACATAGAGCAACAGACATTTCTTGAAGAGACAAAAGGTGGATGCAAGGAAGACAACGGTGAGGACTCAACTAAAACACGGCGTGTTCAGGCGGCCTTAAACACAATTTCTCTTGTAACCTGCACGCAAGACAACATCGTTCCAGCAGCTACAGTAGCTGAACGAGCCAGTACAACCATTCAGAAGTCTGTGGATGGGATGAAGAAGGCAATACAGACTTGCACAGCACTAGAGGCATACGCAATGTCTATTGTGCAGGAAGCCATGTCTTCTGCAGCAAACCACCGCAAAGAAAGCAAAGCTGTGAATGCCAGAAACCTGGGCAGGGATGGGAAAATATCGGAGATGGAGGAAGCTGAGTCTCGGCCAAACAAAGACGCAGAGAAAGTGATCGATGACAACTTTTGTGATATGTCCGCTTTCATCGATGACCACGGTAACAGAGACGACGCGACCATGACGGGTGTATCAGTAAGGCGTGATAGTTCCTCCAGGGATGTTTCAGACAGTCAGCTTCTACCCCATGGGAATTCAGCAGACGCACATGCTTCGTTATCGCCCAGGGACCACCGTCCACCATCCTCTACCCACACAGATAGGATCTCTCCTGGTCCTCAGTTATCGCCCAGGGACCACCGTCCACCATCCTCTACCAACACGGATAGGATCTCTCCTGGTCCTCAGTTATCGCCTTGGGACCATCGTCCACCATCCTCTACCAACACGGATAGGATCTCTCCTGGTCCTCAGTTATCACCCAGGGACCATCGTCCACCATCCTCTACCAACACGGATAGGATCTCTCCTGGTCCTCAGTTATCACCCAGGGACCACCGTCCACCAccctctaccaacacagataggATCTCTCTTGGTCCTAAGTTATCGCCCAGGGACCACCGTCCATCAtcttttaccaacacagataggATCTCTCCTGGTCCTGTGTTGCTTTCCATAACTCAACCCAGGGAACGCGTTACGGAGGATAACTACTTCTCTCCTCCAGCCGACACTACAACATCTCCCCACGAGGCTGTCTGCTCGCTCCATTCAGACGTTTCCGGCTGCACCGGTACGGAACATCTCTTGTCCTCCACGAGTCGAGGAGATGACGTCGCTTTGTCACCGCCTTCGCGTGTACTAGACGATGTGCAAATTGACTCATCAGATCGAAGAAGGCTGGAAAACTCCGCTGATATTGATGATAAAGAGAATGAATTGTTGGTCCAATCAGGAACGGCCTCTGAAAACAACAGTAAAGCCAGTAGCACCAAAGCCGCTCAATCCGACGCTCATCCTGAAACTATTTCAGCTGCCAATGAAAGAGATCGTATCAGAAGGCTCCGTGTGGCCGTGGAGACGCTGGTAGAGGAGTTCAGATTAGAACAAGAGCTGGAAGCGCTTCTGAAGGGCAACCAGCCTGGGACCTTTGCAGAATTCGCTACAGATGAAGAAGACATCGAGATGATCCGAGATGCTCAATCGGACTTGATGGAGATGCTACCGCAAGGTGCAGAAGAGTCTCGGGCCTTCCGCGACGAGGTTAGATCCATTCTTGCCTCTGTGAAGAAAAAGAGACGAGGTGGACACATAGAGGGAAATAACGAGAAGAAAACATCACACTGTAGCAAGTCGACTCCTTGGTCGTACGTAATCAAAAATAGTTCATCGTCAGTTAACTCTCACGTGATAACAGGGCCATCAGAAGAATCTGTCCCTCatgagaaatattttgaaaaagatAAAGATTTGCCAGACTCGCTTGTCATCAATCCGCCAGCGCTGGAGGACACACCGGTGGCTGTCCGCTGTGATTCTTTCATGGAGACTATACCATTGATCACAGAAGATGTCAGCTGTCAGGACGACGATGTTGTCGTGACCACCGGTACGCCCGAGCAACTTGTGACAACAGCTGATCACGACAGTGGGCGCACCGGGGGAAAGACGGAGGAAGCCAACGTTGGATACGGGGCTGTACCTGTAGAACGTGATCAAGAGTCGACTCGTCCCCAGACTACAGACATGGTGGACGGAAACAATGCTGTACCTGTAGAATGTGACCAAGAGTCGACTCGTCCCCAGACTACAGACATGGTGGACGGAAACAACGCTGTGCCTGTAGAACGTGATCAAGAGTCGACTCGTCCACAGACTACAGACATGGTGGACGGAAACAATGCTGTACCTGTAGAATGTGACCAAGAGTCGACTCGTCCCCAGACTACAGACATGGTGGACGGAAACAATGCTGTACCTGTAGAATGTGACCAAGAGTCGACTCGTCCCCAGACTACAGACATGGTGGACGGAAACAACGCTGTGCCTGTAGAATGTGATCAAGAGTCGACTCGTCCCCAGACTACAGACATGGTGGACGGAAACAACGCTGTACCTGTAGAATGTGATCAAGAGTCGGCTCGTCCCCAGACTACAGACATGGTGGACGGAAACAACGCTGTGCCTGTAGAATGTGATCAAGAGTCGACTCGTCCCCAGACTACAGACATGGTGGACGGAAACAACGCTGTGCCTGTAGAATGTGATCAAGAGTCGACTCGTCCCCAGACTACAGACATGGTGGACGGAAACAACGCTGTGCCTGTAGAATGTGATCAAGAGTCGACTCGTCCCCAGCCTACAGACATGGTGGACGGAAACAATGCTGTACCTGTAGAATGTGATCAAGAGTCGACTCGTCCCCAGCCTACAGACATGGTGGACGGAAACAATGCTGTACCTGTAGAATGTGACCAAGAGTCGACTCGTCCCCAGACTACAGACATGGTGGACGGAAACAACGCTGTACCTGTAGAATGTGATCAAGAGTCGACTCGTCCCCAGACTACAGACATGGTGGACGGAAACAACGCTGTACCTGTAGAATGTGATCAAGAGTCGACTCGTCCCCAGACTACAGACATGGTGGACGGAAACAACGCTGTGCCTGTAGAATGTGATCAAGAGTCGACTCGTCCCCAGACTACAGACATGGTGGAAGGAAACAACGCTGTGCCTGTAGAATGTGATCTAGAGTCGACTCGTCCCCAGACTACAGACATGGTGGACGGAAACAACGCTGTGCCTGTAGAATGTGATCAAGAGTCGACTCGTCCCCAGACTACAGACATGGTGGACGGAAACAACGCTGTGCCTGTAGAATGTGATCAAGAGTCGACTCGTCCCCAGACTACAGACATG TTGGACGAGGGAATCGAGAGCGACAGCTCAGAAGGGGACAGCCCGAAGCCGGTCACAGCCTCCAGGTCCCACCGGCAGCTGGAGCTGATCCAGGCGGAATCATCCGCGTCTTCCGAGgggaagatgatgatgagaagcCGGCACAGCTCCGACTCGCCTGAGGCACACAGACGGTCGCCTCTCGCGATGGAAGATGGCGATCCATTCCGTGAAGAG GACATGGGTGAAGGGTGCGGCACTCTGGGACAAACAGACACCGATGTTGCCCTGGTGCCGACGGCTGACTCTCTCCCCCTGCTACTGGACACAGATAAACTTCACAGAGATCTACCCCAACTTTCAGACGAGCAAATTTCCCCGAACACGATTATCAAGTCTATGAGCG ACTTGCAGGAACACCGTTTCATGGCTGTGCATGACTACCGCCGCTCCTACATGGACAGAGAACCCATCCTCTACAGAGGAGACATCGTGAAAGCCTGTAAGACACCAAACGTGCCCTACTACTCCCTAACGTCTGTAGATGTGCTAACTTTGGTACCGGAGAGTTACCTACGACCGCTGGACTCGGGCGATGCAGAAGGGGCTAGGGTCTGA